The Saccharothrix variisporea genome has a segment encoding these proteins:
- a CDS encoding bifunctional methylenetetrahydrofolate dehydrogenase/methenyltetrahydrofolate cyclohydrolase: MTATILNGRATRDAIFDDLRTRVAVLVERGVTPGLATVLVGDDPGSHSYVKGKHAACAKVGITSIRRDLPADTTQEQLEAVIDELNADPACTAYIVQLPLPKHLDANAILERIDPAKDGDGLHPVNLGKLVLGDEAPLPATPRGVVELLRRYDVPIAGANVTVVGRGVTVGRPIGLLLTRRSENATVTLCHTGTKDLAAEVRRADIVVAGAGSPGLITADMVKPGAAVVDVGITRTEAGLVGDVHPDVASVAGFLAPIPGGAGPMTIAMLLTNTVEAAERALAG, from the coding sequence GTGACGGCGACGATCCTCAACGGCAGGGCCACCCGGGACGCGATCTTCGACGACCTGCGGACGCGGGTCGCGGTGCTGGTCGAGCGGGGGGTGACGCCGGGCCTGGCCACCGTCCTGGTCGGCGACGACCCCGGCTCCCACTCCTACGTCAAGGGCAAGCACGCCGCGTGCGCGAAGGTCGGCATCACGTCGATCCGCCGCGACCTGCCCGCCGACACCACGCAGGAGCAGCTCGAAGCCGTCATCGACGAGCTGAACGCCGACCCCGCGTGCACCGCCTACATCGTGCAGCTGCCGCTGCCCAAGCACCTGGACGCCAACGCGATCCTGGAGCGCATCGACCCGGCCAAGGACGGCGACGGCCTGCACCCGGTCAACCTGGGCAAGCTCGTGCTCGGCGACGAGGCCCCGCTGCCCGCCACCCCGCGCGGTGTGGTCGAGCTGCTGCGCCGCTACGACGTGCCGATCGCGGGCGCGAACGTGACCGTCGTCGGGCGCGGGGTGACGGTCGGGCGGCCCATCGGGCTGCTGCTGACCCGCCGCAGCGAGAACGCCACCGTGACCCTGTGCCACACCGGGACCAAGGACCTGGCGGCCGAGGTGCGGCGGGCGGACATCGTGGTCGCGGGTGCGGGCAGCCCCGGCCTGATCACCGCCGACATGGTCAAGCCGGGCGCGGCCGTGGTGGACGTCGGCATCACCCGCACCGAGGCCGGGCTGGTCGGCGACGTGCACCCGGACGTGGCGTCGGTGGCCGGGTTCCTCGCGCCGATCCCCGGTGGCGCCGGACCCATGACCATCGCGATGCTGCTGACCAACACGGTCGAGGCCGCCGAGCGCGCGTTGGCGGGGTGA
- a CDS encoding DMT family transporter: MPLAEAVTSREAVRVRVVGALVAFVGGAFLTVQGRLNGELGHVFRDGFLAALVSFGGGLLLMLLIVLPARAGRAGLARLREALRDGRIRWWQCVGGACGAFFVSTQGLTVVALGVAVFTVAAVASQVVSSLLVDAAGLGPTRQPLTVPRVVGAVLAVPAVAVAVAEDFASPSALWLAVLPAVAGMGLGWQQAVNGLVRETAGSTRVTALVNFSTGTAVLLVVCAVDVVVRGFPTAAPSEPWFYAGGALGICTIGSAVLAVRWIGVLLVGLAQVAGQLVGALAVDVIAPAAGTQLSATTVVGTVLTLLAVAVAALPSRR; encoded by the coding sequence GTGCCGTTGGCTGAGGCGGTGACCTCGCGGGAGGCGGTGCGGGTTCGGGTCGTCGGGGCGCTCGTCGCGTTCGTCGGGGGTGCGTTCCTGACGGTGCAGGGACGGTTGAACGGCGAGCTGGGGCACGTGTTCCGGGACGGGTTCCTGGCCGCGCTGGTGTCGTTCGGCGGCGGGTTGCTGCTGATGCTGCTGATCGTGCTGCCGGCGCGGGCCGGTCGGGCGGGGCTGGCGCGGCTGCGGGAGGCGTTGCGGGACGGGCGGATCCGGTGGTGGCAGTGCGTCGGCGGGGCGTGTGGGGCGTTCTTCGTGTCCACGCAGGGGTTGACGGTCGTCGCGCTGGGCGTGGCCGTGTTCACCGTCGCGGCGGTGGCGTCGCAGGTGGTGAGCAGCCTGCTGGTGGACGCGGCGGGGCTCGGGCCGACGCGACAGCCGCTGACCGTGCCGCGCGTGGTGGGCGCGGTGCTGGCGGTGCCGGCGGTGGCCGTGGCGGTGGCGGAAGACTTCGCGTCCCCGTCCGCGCTGTGGTTGGCGGTGCTGCCGGCGGTCGCGGGCATGGGGTTGGGCTGGCAGCAGGCGGTGAACGGGCTGGTGCGCGAGACGGCGGGCAGCACGCGCGTGACGGCCCTGGTCAACTTCTCCACCGGGACCGCCGTGCTGCTCGTGGTGTGCGCGGTGGACGTGGTGGTGCGGGGGTTCCCGACCGCCGCGCCGAGCGAGCCCTGGTTCTACGCGGGCGGCGCGCTGGGCATCTGCACGATCGGGTCGGCGGTGCTCGCGGTCCGCTGGATCGGGGTGCTGCTGGTCGGGTTGGCGCAGGTCGCGGGCCAGTTGGTGGGCGCGCTGGCGGTCGACGTGATCGCCCCGGCGGCGGGGACGCAGCTGTCCGCGACGACCGTCGTGGGCACGGTGTTGACGCTGCTGGCGGTGGCGGTCGCCGCGCTGCCGAGCCGCCGGTGA
- a CDS encoding MFS transporter: protein MLRPYRELASVPGLPALLVWSLLGRIHMPGTPLASSFLIAGWTGSYTAAGLVGGAFAVGLGAASPLRGRAADRSPASRLLLVTALGYGAAITVAGVVPLVLPPSWWPLSVLVAAVAGIMMPPVTPISRATYPRMATGSAGTAVFTVEASMQELIYVIGPALTAMVVAFVNPQVALWMCGALAVLGAFGFRAALRRAGMDEPVPGGEKHTGRTLLADRSMVFALATGFCIVASLLTIDLVIIAWARDLGRPGLAGVLTAVWGVGSVLGGLIAGGLHGEPRFTRRMVLLALGVVALVPVLPPVVEPSSVWLIGLVLGVGGMAIAPAIAANNTRISDIAPEGRKAEAFGWLGAFTTAGQASFLPVAGWLLDLVGPAAAAGSSAVAAFLGVLLASRVRVPARVEAARAVG from the coding sequence GTGCTCCGGCCCTACCGCGAACTCGCCTCCGTCCCCGGTCTTCCCGCTTTGCTGGTGTGGTCGCTGTTGGGCCGCATCCACATGCCGGGCACACCGCTGGCGTCGTCGTTCCTGATCGCCGGGTGGACCGGGTCCTACACGGCGGCGGGGCTGGTCGGCGGGGCGTTCGCGGTCGGGCTGGGCGCGGCGAGCCCGTTGCGCGGTCGGGCCGCCGACCGGAGTCCAGCGAGCCGGTTGTTGCTGGTCACGGCCCTGGGTTACGGGGCGGCGATCACCGTGGCGGGGGTCGTCCCGCTGGTGCTGCCGCCGTCGTGGTGGCCGCTGTCGGTGCTGGTGGCGGCGGTCGCGGGGATCATGATGCCGCCGGTCACGCCGATCAGCCGGGCCACCTACCCCCGCATGGCCACGGGGTCGGCGGGGACGGCCGTGTTCACCGTCGAGGCGTCGATGCAGGAGCTCATCTACGTCATCGGACCGGCCCTGACCGCGATGGTGGTGGCGTTCGTCAACCCGCAGGTCGCGTTGTGGATGTGCGGGGCGTTGGCCGTGCTGGGCGCGTTCGGGTTCCGGGCCGCGCTGCGGCGGGCCGGGATGGACGAGCCGGTGCCCGGCGGCGAGAAGCACACCGGGCGCACGCTGCTGGCCGACCGGTCGATGGTGTTCGCGCTGGCCACGGGGTTCTGCATCGTCGCGTCGCTGCTGACCATCGACCTGGTGATCATCGCGTGGGCGCGGGACCTCGGGCGGCCGGGCCTGGCGGGCGTGCTCACGGCGGTGTGGGGCGTCGGGTCGGTGCTGGGCGGGCTGATCGCCGGCGGGTTGCACGGCGAGCCTAGGTTCACCCGGCGGATGGTGTTGCTGGCACTGGGGGTGGTGGCGCTGGTGCCGGTGCTGCCGCCGGTGGTGGAGCCGTCGTCGGTGTGGTTGATCGGGCTGGTGCTCGGCGTGGGCGGGATGGCCATCGCGCCGGCGATCGCCGCCAACAACACCCGGATCAGCGACATCGCGCCGGAGGGGCGCAAGGCCGAGGCGTTCGGGTGGCTGGGCGCGTTCACCACCGCCGGGCAGGCGTCGTTCCTGCCGGTGGCGGGGTGGCTGCTGGACCTGGTCGGGCCGGCCGCGGCGGCGGGGTCGAGCGCGGTGGCGGCGTTCCTCGGCGTGCTGCTGGCCAGTCGGGTGCGGGTGCCGGCGCGCGTGGAGGCGGCTCGTGCCGTTGGCTGA
- a CDS encoding YbaB/EbfC family nucleoid-associated protein: MTDPTGRRAELEARNAAMRERVDSLLAELRTKTAELHETAARAQAVSATAVSKDGSVRASVDSTGALTSLEFSPNAFERTTPDKLARLTTETVLQAIAKARTEVTEVLAPAQQGGSVDLSELLPGVPSLADLIPKPPAVPTATPPRRAPAPPDDDDGDSIMDRSGW; this comes from the coding sequence GTGACCGATCCCACCGGACGCCGAGCCGAGTTGGAGGCGCGCAACGCCGCCATGCGCGAACGCGTCGACAGCCTCCTCGCGGAGCTGCGCACCAAGACCGCCGAGCTGCACGAGACCGCCGCGCGGGCCCAGGCCGTCAGCGCCACGGCGGTGTCCAAGGACGGCAGCGTGCGCGCCTCGGTGGACTCCACGGGCGCGTTGACGTCGCTGGAGTTCTCGCCCAACGCGTTCGAGCGCACCACGCCGGACAAGCTGGCCCGGCTCACCACGGAGACCGTGCTCCAGGCGATCGCGAAGGCGCGCACCGAGGTCACCGAGGTGCTGGCCCCGGCCCAGCAGGGCGGGAGCGTCGACCTGTCCGAGCTGCTGCCGGGGGTGCCGTCGCTGGCCGACCTGATCCCCAAGCCGCCGGCCGTGCCGACCGCCACGCCACCGCGCCGCGCGCCGGCGCCACCCGATGACGACGACGGCGACAGCATCATGGACAGGAGTGGCTGGTGA
- a CDS encoding WXG100 family type VII secretion target, protein MNGGFQVDVAGMRRGGAQFSAAGDSLDGVFQALNGALQAEGQCWGGDESGQAFAQQYVPNSTATLDAFKNLAKALQDIRTGVDQSADAYEGSDQGNATGISRTY, encoded by the coding sequence GTGAACGGCGGCTTCCAGGTAGACGTGGCCGGGATGCGGCGCGGCGGCGCGCAGTTCAGCGCCGCCGGCGACTCGCTGGACGGCGTCTTCCAGGCGTTGAACGGGGCTCTCCAGGCGGAGGGCCAGTGCTGGGGCGGCGACGAGTCCGGGCAGGCGTTCGCGCAGCAGTACGTGCCGAACTCCACGGCGACCCTGGACGCCTTCAAGAACCTCGCCAAGGCGCTGCAGGACATCCGGACCGGCGTCGACCAGTCGGCCGACGCCTACGAGGGGTCCGACCAGGGCAACGCGACCGGGATCTCCCGGACCTACTGA
- a CDS encoding glycohydrolase toxin TNT-related protein (This protein contains a domain related to Tuberculosis Necrotizing Toxin, which is the C-terminal effector domain of outer membrane channel protein CpnT, and which has a lethal NAD+-glycohydrolase activity.), whose product MGIEIPSEVTWLFPIVVGQSWPEGDETALRRMADAYRTAAQGVKSVIDQANGAASTVTASQTGEAVQRFEEYWAKFAGGDDSYLPKLQKVCEQLADSCDNSALEVEYTKLSIIASLIALAIEIAALIAAAFGTFGASTAGIPIAQQATRLVVQFTFRQLVIAILREVAISVGIDVVIQGIQVARGDRTQWDWGKTGEAAVSGAVSGVVGGLSGGLKFEGGGLAGQVAAGATRGAVEGAVSTVGTAAVMGQDISARDVLLGATSGAVSGGIGGAKDGLTVEPPRVNPGDPGGPVSRPPDIGPPPTVTPSAATPTAPGPTVRREGLNPVGHDGTTTSAVSAPPAPTPTHAAPAPSVGGADNSPPPAVSGGRATVPTSPVSGGTSSISGRLGAPTPSASPTPGGTSPAGRTPTGLTGGSPAGSGTHHAPTPSAPPVGTSPGGSSGPGGTRSGAPTPGHTPTFGGPTPGGPTPSGPTPGGSTPHSGTPGPRPTFGGPTPGLPHAPTPTAPGVPATHSSPTAPGIPATHGSPTAPGVPSTHGGPGVPGSPTAPGGAVPIGCAVPTGGPAPTGGPTPGTSPVAGGKAPASPAGFAPAPAPSAPAAGGPTAGGPAAGGPTATGPTATGPTATGPTATGPTATGPAATGPTATGPTATGPAATGPAATGPAAGGPVAGGPSGGAGAAPMAGGFAAPPTGAPGGGAPGGGGTGGGRGPSAPAGGGLFSDPNPGNRPQSNRPHDDTGAASVTGIPAQPYASAPHIPHQNSPVMPEQRGPATQPPSTFGPQHPGTAVPTTPHPAPTPSPRTETPPPAPAARGTDTPTPRGTDTPASRNTDTPAPRVTDTPASRNTENPPPRDTPADHTPADHTPDPAADPTPEPVADPTPDPTPEPTPDPTPDSPADTIGDPGDEHTPAAGHEWPEDTQPTPETPATPADPFPHKGVWGNPAGVVPGFSQDGPYHSFHDSTGPTDREVGTYDQRAAAIVEPTYQPYGPHGSYEPFIQAHSNPDGSIAWPPNQGADGPRVVVELPAGTVLDRFGSPQGDFLSPLNTDGKPYGFGERAILPDSLGKGYHVYVLDAPLTVELAPVAPAFDQPGGARQLQPVAHPDLVDPNTGQMSVQRLIDLGLMREVDVPPADGKVLPPDFGTFDEHGNVRTPDPVTVDQAQNGAFDDHTPQTAAPDIGPVAHQGPIPLGPVSQTVDQAIRNSQVTDAGVALHTEPHLNDLSSRIPPVDGHAVLDIHTDGDGVRIGDRHYTRAELVELINNHPDLANRPLVFVGCDAAAGGENSLAAHVARETGQPVIAPDRLAWSDQHGNLYSSSPTESGGPKIPPDGGWHRFEPDGTSTPVGEHGMPPGHEPKGDLATGEHRGRLDIEPQVQTPWQQPETTHRQTHQSTESLFHNTDLPRDTTIEVRNPDGQVRTIVHVDADGRIFVDAVAHNTDNPELLHPAPNAHYRVETGHRHDVFVANPDGTRQTTTDTIKIGGQEVQVQRTVLIDPPPPAANGRVTIDQNHPMAPKPGEAFTARTDLPPDTRMDVYDTEGNHRGTVQTDGDGRPKWIAAPDFLEHGRNPEVMHPIAGANYNVDRGPLHQEFTTDANGHPQNAVDRVEPPTTHQRTVDDVKQGQPFSRPGQVHDPNTEYVVTDEHGQRRGRFLTDDTGHVVFEETHSGQRSRVNAEIAQAPAHAQVTSDGFYGLGRAEQPTTTWPKPDNEVRLTLERTKVDGEYVYSVKVTGDTSNWTPEQHAAVTRPFGNSDPFAARADLPPGTRFVLDDHKNQGYGTFQTGDDGTVGHVHTFRPFSPDLNLPLPNAVLTADNDMWRGRTNGDGETVATTGRPDLSSGGAIRRDGAAQSEVGTHGEVDGSGKKLSDGGHHQGNELGFPGEAANQSSQQRDQNQGNGRPAFATDETWHRMERDRSKFMKAGGTVEIIDTFALRDPLTRHPHTYQTRWRVTRPDGTTEIYVRSYPNEHNAALWPVGF is encoded by the coding sequence GTGGGTATCGAGATCCCGAGCGAGGTCACCTGGCTCTTCCCGATCGTGGTCGGGCAGAGCTGGCCGGAGGGCGACGAGACGGCGCTGCGGCGCATGGCCGACGCGTACCGGACCGCCGCGCAGGGCGTGAAGTCGGTGATCGACCAGGCCAACGGCGCCGCCTCGACCGTGACCGCCAGCCAGACCGGCGAGGCGGTGCAGCGGTTCGAGGAGTACTGGGCCAAGTTCGCCGGCGGTGACGACTCGTACCTGCCGAAGCTGCAGAAGGTGTGCGAGCAGCTCGCGGACAGCTGCGACAACTCGGCGCTGGAGGTCGAGTACACCAAGCTGTCGATCATCGCGTCCCTGATCGCGCTGGCCATCGAGATCGCGGCGCTGATCGCGGCGGCGTTCGGGACCTTCGGCGCGTCCACGGCGGGGATCCCGATCGCGCAGCAGGCGACCCGCTTGGTCGTGCAGTTCACGTTCCGGCAGCTGGTGATCGCGATCCTGCGCGAGGTGGCGATCTCGGTCGGGATCGACGTCGTCATCCAGGGCATCCAGGTGGCCCGCGGCGACCGCACCCAGTGGGACTGGGGCAAGACCGGCGAGGCGGCGGTGTCCGGTGCCGTGTCGGGCGTGGTCGGCGGGTTGTCCGGTGGGCTGAAGTTCGAGGGCGGCGGCCTGGCCGGACAGGTGGCCGCGGGTGCCACGCGCGGTGCCGTCGAGGGTGCCGTGTCGACGGTCGGCACCGCCGCCGTGATGGGCCAGGACATCAGCGCCCGGGACGTGCTGCTGGGTGCGACCTCGGGTGCGGTGTCCGGCGGCATCGGCGGGGCGAAGGACGGCCTGACCGTCGAACCGCCCCGCGTGAACCCCGGCGACCCTGGTGGTCCGGTCTCCCGCCCGCCGGACATCGGCCCACCGCCCACCGTGACCCCGTCCGCGGCCACCCCTACGGCCCCCGGCCCGACCGTGCGCCGCGAGGGCCTCAACCCAGTCGGCCACGACGGCACCACGACTTCTGCGGTCTCCGCACCACCGGCCCCGACTCCCACCCACGCCGCGCCTGCGCCGAGCGTCGGCGGTGCGGACAACTCGCCGCCTCCCGCGGTGTCGGGTGGTCGGGCGACCGTGCCGACTTCGCCGGTGTCGGGCGGGACGTCGTCCATCAGCGGGCGGTTGGGAGCACCCACCCCGTCGGCCTCTCCGACTCCCGGCGGCACTTCTCCCGCGGGCCGCACGCCGACCGGCCTGACCGGCGGATCGCCTGCGGGCTCGGGCACCCACCACGCCCCCACCCCCTCCGCGCCACCCGTGGGCACGTCTCCCGGCGGTTCCAGCGGTCCCGGCGGAACAAGGTCGGGCGCACCGACTCCCGGCCACACCCCAACCTTCGGCGGCCCAACCCCCGGCGGCCCGACTCCCAGTGGCCCGACTCCCGGCGGCAGCACACCCCACAGCGGAACCCCCGGCCCACGCCCCACTTTCGGCGGCCCGACGCCCGGCCTACCCCACGCACCCACCCCTACCGCACCCGGCGTGCCCGCGACTCACAGCAGCCCGACCGCACCCGGCATCCCCGCGACCCACGGCAGCCCGACCGCACCCGGTGTCCCGAGCACTCACGGCGGTCCCGGTGTCCCCGGTAGCCCGACCGCACCCGGTGGCGCGGTGCCGATCGGTTGCGCGGTGCCCACCGGTGGTCCGGCCCCGACCGGTGGTCCGACTCCGGGAACCTCCCCGGTCGCGGGCGGCAAGGCTCCGGCAAGCCCCGCGGGTTTCGCGCCCGCCCCGGCACCCTCGGCCCCTGCCGCAGGTGGCCCGACTGCGGGTGGTCCGGCTGCGGGTGGTCCGACCGCAACTGGCCCGACCGCAACTGGCCCGACCGCAACTGGCCCGACCGCAACTGGCCCGACCGCAACTGGCCCGGCCGCAACTGGCCCGACCGCAACTGGCCCGACCGCAACTGGCCCGGCCGCAACTGGCCCGGCCGCAACTGGTCCGGCTGCGGGTGGTCCTGTTGCGGGCGGTCCGTCGGGCGGGGCGGGTGCCGCGCCGATGGCGGGCGGGTTCGCGGCTCCTCCCACGGGTGCGCCGGGAGGCGGGGCACCCGGCGGCGGTGGCACCGGAGGCGGACGTGGCCCGTCCGCGCCGGCGGGTGGCGGGCTGTTCAGCGACCCCAACCCGGGCAACCGTCCGCAGAGCAACCGTCCCCACGACGACACCGGCGCCGCCTCGGTCACCGGCATCCCGGCCCAGCCCTACGCGAGCGCACCGCACATCCCGCACCAGAACTCCCCGGTCATGCCCGAACAGCGCGGCCCGGCGACGCAGCCGCCGAGCACGTTCGGCCCCCAACACCCGGGTACCGCCGTCCCGACGACGCCCCACCCCGCTCCCACCCCGTCCCCGCGGACCGAGACCCCGCCTCCGGCCCCGGCAGCACGCGGCACCGACACGCCGACTCCCCGCGGCACCGATACACCGGCTTCCCGCAACACCGACACGCCGGCTCCCCGCGTCACCGACACACCGGCCTCCCGCAACACCGAAAACCCGCCGCCCCGCGACACCCCGGCCGACCACACCCCGGCCGACCACACCCCGGATCCCGCCGCCGACCCCACCCCGGAACCGGTCGCCGACCCCACCCCCGACCCCACCCCCGAGCCGACACCCGACCCCACCCCGGACTCCCCGGCGGACACGATCGGCGACCCCGGCGACGAGCACACCCCGGCCGCCGGCCACGAGTGGCCCGAAGACACCCAACCCACCCCGGAAACCCCGGCCACCCCCGCGGACCCGTTCCCCCACAAGGGAGTCTGGGGCAACCCGGCCGGCGTGGTCCCCGGCTTCTCCCAGGACGGCCCCTACCACTCCTTCCACGACAGCACCGGCCCCACGGACCGCGAAGTCGGCACCTACGACCAGCGCGCCGCCGCCATCGTCGAACCGACCTACCAGCCCTACGGCCCGCACGGCAGCTACGAGCCGTTCATCCAGGCCCACTCCAACCCCGACGGCTCCATCGCCTGGCCCCCGAACCAGGGCGCGGACGGCCCCCGGGTCGTGGTGGAGCTCCCGGCGGGCACCGTCCTCGACCGGTTCGGCAGCCCCCAGGGCGACTTCCTCTCGCCCCTGAACACAGACGGCAAGCCGTACGGGTTCGGTGAGCGCGCGATCCTCCCGGACAGCCTCGGCAAGGGCTACCACGTCTACGTCCTGGACGCCCCGCTCACCGTCGAGCTCGCCCCCGTCGCCCCGGCCTTCGACCAACCCGGCGGCGCGCGCCAGCTCCAGCCGGTCGCGCACCCGGACCTGGTCGACCCCAACACCGGCCAGATGAGCGTGCAGCGCCTGATCGACCTGGGCCTGATGCGCGAGGTGGACGTCCCGCCCGCAGATGGCAAGGTGCTGCCGCCCGACTTCGGCACGTTCGACGAGCACGGCAACGTCCGCACGCCCGACCCGGTCACCGTCGACCAGGCCCAGAACGGCGCCTTCGACGACCACACCCCACAAACGGCAGCACCCGACATCGGCCCGGTCGCCCACCAGGGACCGATCCCGCTCGGCCCGGTCTCCCAGACCGTCGACCAGGCGATCCGGAACAGCCAGGTCACCGACGCCGGCGTCGCCCTGCACACCGAGCCGCACCTGAACGACCTCTCCAGCCGCATCCCGCCCGTCGACGGCCACGCGGTCCTGGACATCCACACCGACGGCGACGGCGTCCGCATCGGCGACCGGCACTACACCCGTGCCGAACTGGTCGAGCTGATCAACAACCACCCCGACCTCGCCAACCGCCCCCTGGTCTTCGTCGGTTGCGACGCGGCGGCGGGCGGGGAGAACAGCCTCGCCGCGCACGTCGCCCGCGAGACCGGTCAGCCGGTGATCGCGCCGGACCGCCTGGCGTGGTCGGACCAGCACGGCAACCTCTACTCCAGCTCACCCACCGAGTCCGGTGGCCCGAAGATCCCCCCGGACGGCGGCTGGCACCGGTTCGAGCCGGACGGCACGAGCACCCCGGTCGGCGAGCACGGCATGCCGCCCGGCCACGAACCCAAGGGCGATCTCGCCACCGGAGAACACCGCGGCCGGCTGGACATCGAGCCCCAGGTCCAAACCCCGTGGCAGCAACCCGAAACCACCCACCGGCAAACCCACCAGAGCACCGAGTCGCTGTTCCACAACACCGACCTGCCCCGCGACACGACGATCGAGGTGCGCAACCCGGACGGCCAGGTCCGCACGATCGTGCACGTCGACGCCGATGGCCGGATCTTCGTGGACGCCGTCGCGCACAACACCGACAACCCGGAACTCCTGCACCCCGCGCCGAACGCCCACTACCGCGTGGAGACCGGGCACCGGCACGACGTGTTCGTCGCCAACCCGGACGGCACCCGCCAGACGACCACCGACACCATCAAGATCGGCGGCCAGGAGGTCCAGGTCCAGCGCACGGTCCTGATCGACCCGCCGCCGCCCGCCGCCAACGGCCGGGTCACCATCGACCAGAACCACCCGATGGCGCCGAAGCCCGGCGAGGCGTTCACCGCGCGCACGGACCTCCCGCCGGACACCCGGATGGACGTCTACGACACCGAGGGCAACCACCGCGGCACGGTCCAGACCGATGGCGACGGCCGTCCGAAGTGGATCGCCGCACCCGACTTCCTGGAGCACGGCCGCAACCCCGAGGTCATGCACCCGATCGCGGGCGCGAACTACAACGTCGACCGCGGCCCGCTGCACCAGGAGTTCACCACCGACGCCAACGGCCACCCGCAGAACGCCGTCGACCGCGTCGAACCGCCCACCACGCACCAGAGGACGGTCGACGACGTCAAGCAGGGCCAGCCGTTCAGCCGCCCCGGCCAGGTGCACGACCCCAACACCGAGTACGTCGTCACCGACGAGCACGGCCAGCGGCGCGGCCGGTTCCTCACCGACGACACCGGGCACGTGGTGTTCGAGGAGACCCACTCCGGTCAGCGCAGCCGGGTCAACGCCGAGATCGCCCAGGCCCCGGCGCACGCCCAGGTCACCTCGGACGGCTTCTACGGCCTCGGCCGCGCCGAACAGCCCACGACCACCTGGCCCAAGCCGGACAACGAGGTCCGGCTCACCCTCGAACGGACCAAAGTGGACGGTGAGTACGTCTACTCCGTGAAGGTCACCGGCGACACCTCGAACTGGACGCCCGAGCAGCACGCCGCCGTCACCCGCCCGTTCGGCAACAGCGACCCGTTCGCCGCCCGCGCGGACCTGCCGCCGGGCACCCGGTTCGTGCTGGACGACCACAAGAACCAGGGCTACGGCACGTTCCAGACCGGCGACGACGGCACGGTCGGCCACGTGCACACGTTCCGCCCGTTCAGCCCGGACCTGAACCTGCCGCTGCCCAACGCGGTCCTGACCGCCGACAACGACATGTGGCGGGGCCGCACCAACGGCGACGGCGAGACGGTCGCCACCACCGGCCGGCCCGACCTGTCCTCCGGCGGCGCGATCCGCCGGGACGGGGCCGCGCAGAGCGAGGTGGGCACGCACGGCGAGGTCGACGGCAGCGGCAAGAAGCTGTCCGACGGCGGTCACCACCAGGGCAACGAGCTGGGTTTCCCGGGCGAGGCGGCCAACCAGTCCAGCCAGCAGCGCGACCAGAACCAGGGCAACGGCCGGCCCGCGTTCGCCACCGACGAGACGTGGCACCGGATGGAGCGGGACCGGTCGAAGTTCATGAAGGCCGGCGGTACGGTCGAGATCATCGACACCTTCGCCCTGCGCGACCCGCTGACCCGGCACCCGCACACGTACCAGACCCGCTGGCGCGTGACCCGCCCGGACGGCACGACCGAGATCTACGTCAGGAGCTACCCCAATGAGCACAACGCAGCCCTCTGGCCAGTCGGCTTCTGA